Proteins from a genomic interval of Polyodon spathula isolate WHYD16114869_AA chromosome 1, ASM1765450v1, whole genome shotgun sequence:
- the LOC121314435 gene encoding 60S ribosomal protein L17, which produces MVRYSLDPENPTKSCKARGSNLRVHFKNTRETAQAIKGMHIRKASKYLKDVVVKRQCVPFRRYNGGVGRCAQAKQWDWTQGRWPKKSAEFLLHMLKNAESNAELKGLDVDSLVIEHIQVNKAPKMRRRTYRAHGRINPYMSSPCHIEMILTEKEQIVPKPEEEVAQKKKVSQKKLKKQKLMARE; this is translated from the exons ATGGTCCGCTACTCACTGGATCCCGAGAATCCTACAAAAT CATGCAAGGCCAGGGGTTCCAATCTCCGCGTGCATTTCAAG AACACCCGTGAGACTGCCCAGGCCATCAAGGGAATGCACATCCGCAAGGCATCCAAGTACCTGAAGGATGTGGTGGTCAAGCGCCAGTGCGTCCCCTTCCGTCGCTACAATGGAGGAGTTGGACGGTGTGCTCAG GCGAAGCAGTGGGATTGGACACAGGGACGTTGGCCAAAGAAGAGCGCAGAGTTCCTGCTCCACATGCTGAAGAATGCGGAGAGTAATGCTGAGCTCAAG GGTCTTGATGTGGATTCTCTGGTGATCGAGCACATCCAGGTCAACAAAGCCCCCAAGATGCGCAGGCGTACTTACCGTGCTCACGGCCGCATCAACCCCTACATGAGCTCTCCCTGCCATATTGAGATGATCCTCACTGAGAAAGAACAGATTGTTCCCAAGCCAGAAGAGGAGGTTGCTCAGAAGAAAAAG GTTTCCCAAAAGAAATTGAAGAAGCAGAAGCTCATGGCTCGGGAGtaa